The Streptomyces sp. NBC_00659 genomic interval GCTGCTGCCCCTCCCGCGCCGCGCCTGACCACCCTCCCGCTCCGTGACCGAGGACCCCCTGCAAGATCGCTGTTCCGGCGTGCTTCACTGGACAGGGTCCTTTGGGAACATTCGGAACGGAAGAGTGGATTGAGATGCTCCGCTACACACTGATGCGCCTCGGTATCTTCGTGGGCTGCCTCGTGGTCGTCTGGGGCCTCGTCTACTCGGGCATCGCCCCGCGCGGCCTCGGCGACTCCAACTACATGTGGGTCGTCCTGCTGGCCCTGGTGATCTCCGCGCCGATCAGCTTCGTCGTCCTGCGGGGCGCGCGCGACCGTGCCTCGGCCGAGGTCGTCGCCCGCGTGGACCGCGCCCGGGCGAACCTGGAAAGCAACCGCAGCCAGGAGGACGCCGTCCTGGACGAGACCGCCCAGGCCACCCCGAACCAGACGTCCTGAAACCTCTGTGCGTCCGGCCACCCGGCCGTCCCTCGTAGGCTGGGCGCATGGGTGCTGTGAAGAGCAAGCGGATGCCGCGTGCGGTACGCGAACAGCAGATGCTGGACGCGGCTGTACGGACCTTCGGGCAGCGTGGGTACCGGGCCGCGTCGATGGACGAGATCGCCGAACTGGCGGGCGTGTCCAAGCCG includes:
- a CDS encoding DUF4229 domain-containing protein → MLRYTLMRLGIFVGCLVVVWGLVYSGIAPRGLGDSNYMWVVLLALVISAPISFVVLRGARDRASAEVVARVDRARANLESNRSQEDAVLDETAQATPNQTS